The following nucleotide sequence is from Anaerococcus sp. Marseille-Q7828.
CCTGCTATCATGCTTGTTGCTCCATATTCGCCCAAGGATCTGGAAAAGGATAAAATTAGTCCTGCTAAAATTTCGTTTTTTGAATTTGGAATAATTAGCCTCCAAAAAATCCATGTATTTGACTTTCCGAGAGTTTTCCCAGCAAAGATAATATTTTCATCAAAGTTTTCAAAAGCTGCACGGCTAGTCCTATACATTAGCGGAAAAGATACAATAACACATGCAAATATAGCCGAATACCATCTCATTACCAAGGGAACGCTTTCAAATATTTGGCCAATAAAGCTATTTGGTCCCAGAACTTTTAATAGAAAAAATCCTATAACTGTCGGTGGCAAAACAAGGGGTAAAGTCAGTATGACATCCAAGACCCCTTTTGCTTCATTTGGTAGTTTCTTAATCTGATAAGCTAAGAAAATCCCTATAAAAAATATTAGAATTGTCGAAATTATTGCAATTCTTATCGAATTGTATAAGGGAAATAAATCCACATCATACCTACATTACTTTCTTAAATCCATATTTCTCAAAAACTTTTTGAGCCTGATCACTTTTTAAAAATTCTAGGAATTTTTCTCCAACTTCTTTATTCTTGCTATTTATTGTAAGGGCTGCTGGATATATAATCCTAT
It contains:
- the modB gene encoding molybdate ABC transporter permease subunit is translated as MDLFPLYNSIRIAIISTILIFFIGIFLAYQIKKLPNEAKGVLDVILTLPLVLPPTVIGFFLLKVLGPNSFIGQIFESVPLVMRWYSAIFACVIVSFPLMYRTSRAAFENFDENIIFAGKTLGKSNTWIFWRLIIPNSKNEILAGLILSFSRSLGEYGATSMIAGYIPNKTATISTTIYQFWRIGNDSLAYRWAIINIIISFIVLFALNMFEKNRVK